AGTTTGTAATCAACCATTATATCATTGCCTAAGGCTATAGCAGTATAAAGATTATCTTGAGCTATCCCATTAAGTTTAAGACCTTTTCTAATCTGTTCTAAATTTTCACTTTCAATACTATCTAGTAAATTGACTGGATTATTTCTATATTTTTCATTTAATTTGTTTACAGCAATATTTAAAAAGTATTGTAGTTCTTCATATTCAATGGGCTTGAGACAATAACTAATACATCCAAATCTCATTGCCTTTTGAGCATAGGCAAAATCAGCATAGCCGCTTATTATAATTATTTTTATATTCTTATTTTTTTGGTTTAACTGTTTACATAGATCTAGCCCGCTAATTCCTGGCATTCTAACATCAGTAATTACAATATCTACTGGGGAGGTATCTATATATTCAAGAGCCTCGACTCCGTTATTTGCTATGTGAACAAGCTCTAAACCAAGTTCTTCCCAAGGGATAGTGCTTGCAATTGATTTAGTTACATAACTTTCATCGTCAGCTAATAAAACTTTATACATTTCATATCTCTCCTTTCTGATTCTTTAGTGGTGGCAAGGTCACTAAAAGTTTAGTCCCAGTGTTTTCTGAGCTTTCATAATATAAACCGTATTGCTCTCCATAGGCAAGTTTAATTCTATTGCTGGTATTTATAATACCTGTATGTTCACGTGTAAAATCATCTTGAACCTTTGTTATTGCTTTTAAATGGCAATTTATATTATATAATTCTTCTTTAGACATTCCAAATCCGTCATCTTGAATGGTGAGTATCAAATTACCGTTAGAAACTTGTCCGCCTAAGTAAAGCAAGCCGTGGTCTGTCTTTTTTTCAAGACCATGAAAAACTGCATTTTCAGCTAAGGGTTGCAATATCATTTTTAAAACCTGAAAATCTAATATATCTTTATCAAAGTTATAAATTATATCAAAACTATCATTAAAACGAGCCTTTTGGATAGTCAAATATGCTTTTACAATTTCGATTTCTTCTTTAAGAGTAACTGTAGGACTACCCTTGATGCTGTAGCGATACATCTTACCCATAGCAGTTGTTATTTGAGGGATTTGGGGAACATTATTTTCTATAGCAATTCCCTTTATAGTTTCAAGGGTATTATACAAAAAATGAGGATTTATCTGGCTCCGCAAATACGCTATTTCTGCCTTGTTTTTTTCCATTTCTGCTTCATACAACTTGCTCATAGTTTCAAGAAGATCATTAGTAAGACGATCGATTTCCTTCATCATTGAGTTAAATTCTTGAACAAAAGTCATTATTTCTTTATTTCCTTCAATTTTTATAGAACCCTTTAAAAAATCTACCCCTTGCTGCCAGCCTTCTGAAATGTGTTGATAAAACTTGTTAAGGGGTTTTATAACTCCTAAAGATATAATTTTATATGTTATAAATAAAGTTACAATGGAAAATAAGGAAATTAGTATAATAGGTATACTAGTGGTTGCCAAATCTTTAATTAACATATGCCTTGAGATAGAAGTTATTAGATATGTATCTAAAGGCTTCACATAATCTATATAGTACATCTCATTCCTGTTATTAACGTTTACAGAATCAATACTATTGTTTATATATTTATTTAATTGATCTTTATTGATGCTTATCTGATCCTGAGATTCAAGAACATTAATAGGATATATCTGATTTCTATCAAAGAGATAAAAAGATAAATCACCTTGTTCCTTGTAAAAAGATTTAG
The genomic region above belongs to Clostridium swellfunianum and contains:
- a CDS encoding sensor histidine kinase produces the protein MKKFLKKSVKFQFTSIIIVWGVVFFSIISIMSVNIIHLTKTKQNLYINTAVTDFNNKINSVNKEVEGIFQNLQYDSDVITYLSAEHDSNYMNILSVINKKASLFYSSNSKIVELALVTKKSSNSLLLNPKILRELQSKISPFGISYLGAQNYNPDPDYTSQKKLLLLFGVNVYDYTKNNVDEQDVLGSIIIGYKIDDFYSKSFYKEQGDLSFYLFDRNQIYPINVLESQDQISINKDQLNKYINNSIDSVNVNNRNEMYYIDYVKPLDTYLITSISRHMLIKDLATTSIPIILISLFSIVTLFITYKIISLGVIKPLNKFYQHISEGWQQGVDFLKGSIKIEGNKEIMTFVQEFNSMMKEIDRLTNDLLETMSKLYEAEMEKNKAEIAYLRSQINPHFLYNTLETIKGIAIENNVPQIPQITTAMGKMYRYSIKGSPTVTLKEEIEIVKAYLTIQKARFNDSFDIIYNFDKDILDFQVLKMILQPLAENAVFHGLEKKTDHGLLYLGGQVSNGNLILTIQDDGFGMSKEELYNINCHLKAITKVQDDFTREHTGIINTSNRIKLAYGEQYGLYYESSENTGTKLLVTLPPLKNQKGEI